A window of Salmo trutta chromosome 5, fSalTru1.1, whole genome shotgun sequence contains these coding sequences:
- the LOC115193906 gene encoding zinc finger protein 454 — protein MEDSETDLTSSEPDALGADFITVELDTQPIEYVVKWAEVGSKFTISCVKKEADEGSGLNLDQVKAEPDEPFFAQYEEEFPGCDIAEQSVIVNDSDEDDHTEPGSSHLVPVGDGSDSGSEKGEYSSPGGNYSCNYCGKCYSHSSSLSRHQQLHTGKAPLPPNKQMDTGSGEGNKYKCTQCAMRFKSRRALGTHMRTHRGMRVYPCNICGKDFNHSSSLSRHRLIHKKGKGIPSGVRPAEISYVRRPPGSRKNKKQAGAKKIPGEKKFPIEKNLPGEKFYACTQCDMTFKNSIGLSKHQVSHVKDLLNNYAHGKDGLTKSSDLKIRLKLCSRDKPNFYTLCKKNKRSRAAKRQRQRQTSVSEEEEGQYACEQCDKHFSQAQSLARHQQMHKGDKFSCSYCKKTFARLSNLHHHERSHSTGGKYECTTCNKTFVHSSSYSRHKRQHAEEAHQRQWKGIDEMAPLDSDSE, from the coding sequence ATGGAGGACTCAGAAACTGACTTGACTTCGTCTGAACCGGACGCACTTGGTGCAGACTTCATCACAGTGGAACTGGACACCCAGCCCATAGAATATGTTGTCAAGTGGGCAGAGGTCGGGTCCAAGTTCACAATATCATGTGTGAAAAAGGAGGCGGACGAGGGATCTGGCTTGAATCTGGACCAGGTGAAGGCAGAGCCGGATGAGCCTTTTTTTGCCCAGTATGAGGAGGAGTTCCCTGGCTGTGACATTGCAGAACAGAGTGTCATAGTAAACGACTCTGATGAGGACGACCACACTGAGCCAGGGAGTAGCCATCTGGTCCCTGTTGGAGATGGCTCTGATTCAGGCTCGGAGAAAGGGGAATATAGCTCACCAGGGGGAAACTACAGCTGCAACTACTGTGGGAAGTGCTACAGTCATTCCTCAAGCCTCTCAAGACACCAGCAATTGCACACAGGAAAGGCACCCCTACCCCCAAACAAGCAAATGGATACAGGGTCAGGTGAGGGGAACAAATATAAATGCACGCAGTGTGCAATGCGATTCAAAAGCAGAAGAGCTCTCGGCACTCATATGAGAACACATCGGGGCATGAGAGTTTACCCATGCAACATCTGTGGGAAGGATTTTAACCACAGCTCCAGCTTGTCGCGTCATCGGCTCATCCACAAAAAAGGGAAGGGTATTCCCTCTGGTGTTCGACCTGCAGAAATCAGTTATGTCCGCCGCCCGCCTGGTAGCAGGAAAAATAAAAAGCAGGCTGGCGCGAAGAAGATCCCTGGCGAGAAGAAGTTCCCGATCGAGAAGAACCTCCCTGGGGAGAAGTTCTACGCGTGTACACAATGTGACATGACCTTCAAGAACTCCATTGGCCTCTCGAAACACCAAGTCTCTCATGTCAAGGATCTTCTGAATAACTATGCCCATGGTAAAGACGGTCTCACCAAGTCCTCAGACTTGAAAATACGCCTCAAGTTGTGCTCGAGGGACAAACCCAACTTCTACACCCTCTGCAAGAAGAACAAGCGGTCAAGAGCTGCCAAGCGCCAGCGCCAGCGCCAAACATCAGTCTCTGAGGAAGAGGAAGGACAATATGCATGCGAGCAGTGCGACAAGCACTTCAGCCAGGCGCAGAGCCTCGCCAGGCACCAGCAAATGCACAAGGGAGACAAGTTCAGCTGCTCTTACTGTAAAAAGACCTTCGCCAGGTTGTCCAACCTCCACCACCATGAGAGATCTCACTCCACAGGGGGCAAGTACGAATGCACCACCTGCAACAAGACATTTGTGCACTCGTCTAGCTACTCCAGGCACAAGCGGCAGCACGCCGAGGAGGCCCACCAGCGCCAGTGGAAGGGCATAGATGAGATGGCACCACTTGATTCAGACTCTGAGTGA